ATCATATGGTAGAAATCCTTCAGGATATGAGAGATATTCCTGGACCTAAGATTTTGCACTGTGTGACAGTCAAAGGAAAGGGTTATGCTCCCGCAGAGAATGGAAACAAAACTACTTGGCATGCTCCCGGGACCTTTGATAAAGTGACCGGAGAAATTTTCAAGAAGACGCCAAGTACTCCTCAGGCTCCTAAATACCAAGAAGTTTTTGGACATACTCTAGTAGAGCTTGCTGAAATGGATGATCGTATCATGGGAGTGACTCCTGCGATGCCTTCAGGCTCTTCGATGAATATCATGATGAAAGCTATGCCGGATCGCGCATTTGACGTGGGAATCGCAGAGCAGCATGCAGTCACTTTTTCTGCCGGATTAGCGACACAAGGGCTTGTGCCTTTCTGTAATATCTATTCCACATTTATGCAGCGTGCCTATGACCAAGTGGTTCATGATGTCTGCCTTCAAAATCTTCCAGTTGTCCTTTGCTTGGATAGAGCTGGATTTGCGGGAGCAGATGGACCAACACACCATGGCGCTTACGATATAGCTTATTTCAGGTGCATCCCGAACCTGGTAGTTTCTGCACCGATGAATGAAGAAGAGCTCCGAAACATGATGTATTCTGGTTCACTTCACAATGGTCCTTATTCTATCAGATACCCAAGAGGAAAAGGTGTGATGCCAGAATGGAAAACTCCATTTAGGAAAATCCCTTTAGGCCAAGGTAGGATTATCAAAGAAGGCGAAGAGATAGCCATTCTTACTATTGGTCATATTGGAAATTATGCTGTTGAGGCTTCCGAAATTTTATCCAAAGAAGGTTTAAATCCAGCTCACTACGATATGAGATTTGTGAAGCCTTTGGATGAGGAATTGTTACATGAAGTTTTTGGCAAATTTACCAAGGTAATTACTGTAGAAGATGGTTGCCTTCAAGGTGGATTTGGTTCTGCAGTCCTAGAATGGATGATGGATCATGGGTACCAAGCACAAGTAAAACGCTTAGGTATTCCAGATGATGTCATCGAACATGGCGAACAATTAGAGTTGCATAAAGAATGCGGATTTGACCCAGAAGGTATTGCCGAAGCGGTCAAAAGCATGGCTGAAATAGCCAAGTCGCATTAAAATATTTTAAAATGTCTGGAATTAACTTTTTTGAAAAGGGTGAAGGTCAACCTCTCATCCTGATTCATGGTTTCTGTGAAGTAAGCCAAATGTGGAATGACTTTGCTGAAAAATTATCTTCCAATTTTAGAGTCATCTGTCCAGATCTTCCCGGTTTTGGCAAGTCACCTTTGGAGCATGAATCAATCACGCTTGAAGAAACAGCAGTAATTTTAGAGGAGTGGATGGAAAAATTCAACATCCATCAACCCATCGTCATTGGACATTCTTTAGGAGGATATGTCACCCTAGCCTTAACGGAGTTAATGGGGAAAAACCTCAAAGCTATCGGTCTTTTTCATTCTACAGCCTTTCCTGATTCTGAGGAGAAAAAAGATATGCGGAATAGAACGGTTCAATTTTTAAAGAAAAATGGGGTGGATAAATTCGCCACTTCTTTCGTTCCTCCTTTAATTCCAGAAAACAAAAGAGAAGAACTCAAAGAGGAGGTTCAAAAAGCAATCGCACAAGGAAAACAATCCACTTTGGAAGGACTGATAGCTTACACATATGCCATGCGTGATAGAAGGGATCGGTTTGAGGTTTTACGAAATTTCACAGGATCAAAGTTGATGATTGCAGGTGAACTAGACGGAGCCGTGCCCTTAGAAGCAAGCAGAAAACACAAAGAAGTAATCACCCACTACTTTGAATTAGCAGAAACGGGGCACATGGGATTGATTGAGCGCAAAGCCGAGACAATTGATATTCTCAATGACTTTTGCCTCAGCGTGATTTAAAGGGTTTTACCTAATATCCCCATCAATTTTTCCAAGTAGAGCTGATCGGCACTATCAAAATCATTTACCTGATCGCTATCTACATCCAAAACCATAGCAACTTGCTCCCCTTTAAATACTGGAACTACGATTTCTGATCTAGAGGCTGAACTACATGCGATGTGACCTGGGAAAGCATCCACATCAGGAACAAGTTGGGTTTTGGCATCTTGCCAGGCAGTACCACAAACACCTTTTCCTATTGAAATCCGAGTACAGGCAATAGGCCCTTGAAAGGGGCCTAAAACTAGTTGGGTCTCTTTTACTAAATAAAATCCAACCCAGAAGAAGCCAAATGCTTCTTTCAATGCAGCTGTAATATTGGCAAGATTGGCATACAAATCAGGTTCCCCACTGATCAATGCTTCGATCTGCGGAATAAGTGCTTCGTATTTTTCAGCTTTGTTAGCTGATTCTGGGATCATTAAATTTTCAGACATGGTAATGAATGGATAAATGGTCTTCTAACACGGGGATATTTTCCGAGGAAGGCTTCGGAATTAGTGGTGCTTTTATTCCTTCTCCGAATTTATTCCGGCTGGTAAATATCCTTGCCTCATCCCAAAGACCTAATTCAATAAATTTGTTTAACAGAAAACTTCCCCCCTCCACAAGTAAGCTTTGAATATTTCTATTGTGAAGATCCTCCAAAATTTGATCTAGACTAAAGCCAGGCTTTAGTTTTACAAACTCCAGGTTTCCACTTTCCTCTGTTTTCTGTGTATTGTAGCAGATAGTTGGAACTGCCTGGTCAAACAATTTTAAGCTTTGGCTTAGTTCCAATTTACTGTCAATGACTAACCTCAAAGGGTTTTTACCAACCCAATCTCTGACATTCAAGGCGGGATCATCATATTTGGCAGTGTTTTTCCCTACCATAATTGCATCCTCCTCGGCTCTCCATTGATGCACTAATCTTCTACTGGAGGAGTTACTAATCCATTTGGAAGAATAATCAGATCTTGCAACAAAGCCATCTTGAGTTTGGGCCCATTTCAAGATTACATAAGGCCTCTTTTTTTCAATTTGAGTGAAAAACCTTCTGTTTTGCCATCGAGCTTCCTCCTGCAAAAGCCCTGTTTCTACTTCAATGCCTGCTTCTTCTAAAATTTGAATTCCTTTTCCCCCAACCAATGGGTTGCTATCAAAAGCAGCAATCACCACTTTCCCTACTTTCTTGTCAACCAATAAATTGGCGCAGGGAGGAGTTTTTCCAAAATGTGCACAAGGTTCTAAAGTCACATAAACCGTGGAACCAACAATATCGGTTTGATCCTCTACGGAATTGACAGCATTTACTTCTGCATGTGCCTCTCCATACTTCTGATGATACCCTTCTCCAATGATTTTATCCTCTTTCACGATCACACATCCCACCACAGGATTAGGGCTGACTTTTCCTCTCCCTAACTCAGCCAACTCTAAAGCTCTTCTCATGTAGCTTATTGCACTCATCTTAAGGCTTCGGTTTTAAAGTTATCTTTTCAAGCGTTTGGGTTACCCCTTTTTCTACCTGCACATTATTAATCAAGGTGTCTTGATATAATTCATCTTTTGGATCCACATATATGGAGTAGGTACCAACAGGCAACCTAAAAAGAAATGATCCTGAGCTATTAGGATGCGTGCTTAAAGAATCTCCATCTTGGATAGCATAAATAGCAGGCTTAAGAGTTGTTGGTCCCAAGGAACCTTTAACTTCCCCCGTTCCTGCTCCTCGATAAATGATAAATGTGGGATCCAGCTGTACCTTTAAGGGATTCTCTTCTGCAACTAAAATAGATTTTTCCAAATCAAAATCAAGAACGATATCATAGGAAAACCCTTGGTCTATATCCATCTCAAAGTCTAAGGGAACATCCATTTCCGACAGGTCCGCCAATTCCAGTTTGTACTTTTTTTCATCCAAATACAAGGAATGCTGATCTCCAAGCTTCACAGTAATTTTAAGAATCTTGCTCACTGGAAATTCATTTCTTCCTAAGAGCAATGCTTCTCCGCCTACTAATGCACTTACTTCAATTTTTTTATCCCCAGGAGCATAGGGAAGAAATTTGGTTTGAAGGGTGCCATCGGATTTCCCATCAACAATATACTCGATCTCTGCTCCCAGAATTTCTACAAAAACAGAATCCCAAACGGCTGGAGAATCCACCAAAATAAGGTTTACAAGTCCTTTAGGATCTGAATCTATGTCCTCTTTACAGCTCCAAAATCCCAAAAATGTACTTCCTACGAGGAAATAATAAATCAACTTTTTCAC
Above is a window of Algoriphagus machipongonensis DNA encoding:
- the dxs gene encoding 1-deoxy-D-xylulose-5-phosphate synthase, whose protein sequence is MLIQPGELLAQINSPADLKKFPKEKLVQICDELRQYIVDNVSVYGGHFGASLGVVELTVALHYILNTPEDQLVWDVGHQAYGHKILTGRRDQFHTNRVYGGISGFPKRKESEYDTFGVGHSSTSISAALGMAVASKYKGIKQKQHVAVIGDGSMTGGMAFEAMNHAGVSDSNLLIILNDNCMSIDPNVGALKDYLTDITTSHTYNKVKDEVWKLLGKFSKFGTSAQDVISKVEGAIKSAVLNQSNLFESLNLRYFGPVDGHDVNHMVEILQDMRDIPGPKILHCVTVKGKGYAPAENGNKTTWHAPGTFDKVTGEIFKKTPSTPQAPKYQEVFGHTLVELAEMDDRIMGVTPAMPSGSSMNIMMKAMPDRAFDVGIAEQHAVTFSAGLATQGLVPFCNIYSTFMQRAYDQVVHDVCLQNLPVVLCLDRAGFAGADGPTHHGAYDIAYFRCIPNLVVSAPMNEEELRNMMYSGSLHNGPYSIRYPRGKGVMPEWKTPFRKIPLGQGRIIKEGEEIAILTIGHIGNYAVEASEILSKEGLNPAHYDMRFVKPLDEELLHEVFGKFTKVITVEDGCLQGGFGSAVLEWMMDHGYQAQVKRLGIPDDVIEHGEQLELHKECGFDPEGIAEAVKSMAEIAKSH
- a CDS encoding alpha/beta fold hydrolase, with protein sequence MSGINFFEKGEGQPLILIHGFCEVSQMWNDFAEKLSSNFRVICPDLPGFGKSPLEHESITLEETAVILEEWMEKFNIHQPIVIGHSLGGYVTLALTELMGKNLKAIGLFHSTAFPDSEEKKDMRNRTVQFLKKNGVDKFATSFVPPLIPENKREELKEEVQKAIAQGKQSTLEGLIAYTYAMRDRRDRFEVLRNFTGSKLMIAGELDGAVPLEASRKHKEVITHYFELAETGHMGLIERKAETIDILNDFCLSVI
- a CDS encoding GAF domain-containing protein, encoding MSENLMIPESANKAEKYEALIPQIEALISGEPDLYANLANITAALKEAFGFFWVGFYLVKETQLVLGPFQGPIACTRISIGKGVCGTAWQDAKTQLVPDVDAFPGHIACSSASRSEIVVPVFKGEQVAMVLDVDSDQVNDFDSADQLYLEKLMGILGKTL
- the ribD gene encoding bifunctional diaminohydroxyphosphoribosylaminopyrimidine deaminase/5-amino-6-(5-phosphoribosylamino)uracil reductase RibD, translated to MSAISYMRRALELAELGRGKVSPNPVVGCVIVKEDKIIGEGYHQKYGEAHAEVNAVNSVEDQTDIVGSTVYVTLEPCAHFGKTPPCANLLVDKKVGKVVIAAFDSNPLVGGKGIQILEEAGIEVETGLLQEEARWQNRRFFTQIEKKRPYVILKWAQTQDGFVARSDYSSKWISNSSSRRLVHQWRAEEDAIMVGKNTAKYDDPALNVRDWVGKNPLRLVIDSKLELSQSLKLFDQAVPTICYNTQKTEESGNLEFVKLKPGFSLDQILEDLHNRNIQSLLVEGGSFLLNKFIELGLWDEARIFTSRNKFGEGIKAPLIPKPSSENIPVLEDHLSIHYHV
- a CDS encoding DUF4382 domain-containing protein: MKKLIYYFLVGSTFLGFWSCKEDIDSDPKGLVNLILVDSPAVWDSVFVEILGAEIEYIVDGKSDGTLQTKFLPYAPGDKKIEVSALVGGEALLLGRNEFPVSKILKITVKLGDQHSLYLDEKKYKLELADLSEMDVPLDFEMDIDQGFSYDIVLDFDLEKSILVAEENPLKVQLDPTFIIYRGAGTGEVKGSLGPTTLKPAIYAIQDGDSLSTHPNSSGSFLFRLPVGTYSIYVDPKDELYQDTLINNVQVEKGVTQTLEKITLKPKP